The following are encoded together in the Desulfonispora thiosulfatigenes DSM 11270 genome:
- a CDS encoding ATP synthase subunit I produces the protein MIFAVVKGFLLGLLVSIFNHYIVIRVANRMTSENIHSFKGKVVFRYLIRYATNLLALFLVYKNMPMLIATAIGLTSVKNYLYIKYILKKEGGE, from the coding sequence ATGATTTTTGCAGTAGTTAAAGGATTTTTATTAGGCTTACTAGTTAGCATCTTTAACCATTATATAGTTATAAGAGTGGCAAATAGAATGACTAGTGAGAATATTCATAGTTTCAAAGGTAAAGTAGTTTTTAGGTATTTGATTCGTTATGCTACTAATTTACTAGCTCTTTTCTTAGTTTATAAAAATATGCCGATGTTAATTGCTACTGCAATCGGATTAACCTCGGTGAAAAATTATTTATATATAAAATACATTTTAAAAAAGGAAGGGGGGGAATAA
- a CDS encoding F0F1 ATP synthase subunit delta, producing MKNKAVARRYAQALFEIAQEKEAIDLYEEELKFIIEEIKNSKNLELTWVNKEIVTDEKRNIFKEIFGDKVSEIILNTLFVLIDKHRELILEGILEVYQQYADESRNIQDAEVSSAVQLTDKDFNELTEKLSAMTGKNIRLTVKVDPSIIGGLVVRIGDKVIDGSVVKRLSVMKKRMKNAQFSRIGVRD from the coding sequence GTGAAAAATAAAGCTGTAGCACGTCGTTATGCCCAAGCCTTATTTGAAATTGCTCAGGAAAAAGAAGCCATCGATCTTTACGAAGAAGAATTGAAATTTATAATCGAGGAAATAAAAAATTCTAAAAACCTAGAACTTACTTGGGTTAATAAAGAAATTGTTACTGATGAAAAAAGAAACATTTTTAAAGAAATTTTTGGTGATAAAGTATCAGAAATTATTCTTAATACTCTTTTCGTATTAATTGATAAACATCGTGAATTAATTTTAGAAGGAATTCTAGAAGTTTATCAGCAATACGCAGATGAATCAAGAAATATTCAAGATGCAGAAGTTTCATCAGCAGTGCAATTAACGGATAAAGATTTTAATGAATTAACAGAAAAACTTTCGGCTATGACAGGAAAAAACATCCGACTTACAGTAAAAGTTGATCCTTCAATAATTGGAGGATTAGTAGTAAGAATTGGAGATAAGGTCATAGATGGTAGCGTTGTAAAACGTTTAAGCGTAATGAAAAAACGTATGAAAAATGCACAGTTTTCGCGGATTGGAGTGAGGGACTGA
- the glyA gene encoding serine hydroxymethyltransferase has product MDSIKEFIAPLDPEVAEAIKKEEKRQFEKIELIASENFVSDAVMAAQGSALTNKYAEGYPGKRYYGGCEHVDVVEDLARDRAKKLFGAEHANVQPHSGANANTAVYFAMLKPGDTVLGMNLSHGGHLTHGSPVNISGVYFNFCEYGVSKDNETIDYEEVLAKAKEVKPKMIVAGASAYARTIDFAKFREIADEVGAYLMVDMAHIAGLVAAGLHPNPVPHAHFVTTTTHKTLRGPRGGMILCKEEFAKQIDKAIFPGIQGGPLMHIIAAKAVAFYEALQPEFTNYQKRIISNATALANALKDNGFRIVSGGTDNHLMLIDLQDKGLTGKEAEKMLDEAGVTANKNTIPFDPQSPFVTSGIRIGTPAVTTRGMGPEDMVKIAEIFNLVLIQKDNEKASKKVLELTSGFPLFKY; this is encoded by the coding sequence ATGGATAGTATTAAAGAATTTATAGCTCCTTTAGATCCTGAAGTAGCTGAAGCGATCAAAAAAGAAGAAAAACGTCAGTTCGAGAAAATTGAGTTAATTGCATCAGAGAACTTTGTAAGTGATGCTGTAATGGCTGCGCAGGGGTCTGCATTAACTAATAAATATGCAGAAGGTTATCCAGGAAAAAGATATTATGGTGGATGTGAACATGTTGATGTCGTGGAAGATTTAGCAAGAGATAGAGCTAAAAAACTATTTGGTGCTGAACATGCAAACGTTCAACCACATTCAGGGGCAAATGCTAATACAGCTGTTTATTTTGCTATGTTAAAGCCAGGGGATACAGTTTTAGGTATGAATTTAAGTCATGGCGGACATTTAACTCATGGTAGCCCTGTAAATATCTCAGGAGTATACTTTAATTTCTGTGAATATGGTGTAAGTAAAGATAATGAAACAATTGATTATGAAGAAGTTTTAGCAAAGGCTAAAGAAGTTAAGCCTAAAATGATAGTAGCAGGAGCTAGTGCATATGCTAGAACAATTGATTTTGCTAAATTTAGAGAAATAGCTGATGAAGTAGGAGCATATTTAATGGTAGATATGGCTCATATTGCTGGTCTTGTAGCAGCTGGACTTCATCCAAACCCAGTACCTCATGCACACTTTGTAACTACTACTACTCATAAAACCTTAAGAGGACCTCGTGGTGGTATGATTCTTTGTAAAGAAGAGTTTGCAAAGCAAATTGATAAGGCAATCTTCCCTGGAATTCAAGGTGGACCACTTATGCATATAATTGCTGCAAAGGCAGTAGCTTTTTACGAAGCTTTACAACCAGAGTTTACTAATTACCAAAAGAGAATAATTTCAAATGCTACAGCTTTAGCTAATGCATTAAAAGATAATGGTTTTAGAATTGTTTCAGGTGGTACAGATAATCACTTAATGTTGATTGATCTTCAAGATAAAGGTTTAACCGGTAAAGAAGCCGAAAAAATGTTAGATGAAGCAGGAGTAACAGCAAATAAAAACACTATACCTTTTGATCCACAAAGTCCATTTGTAACAAGTGGTATTAGAATTGGAACCCCAGCTGTAACTACAAGAGGAATGGGACCAGAAGATATGGTGAAGATAGCTGAAATCTTTAATTTAGTTTTAATACAAAAGGATAATGAAAAGGCTAGCAAAAAAGTACTTGAGCTTACATCAGGCTTTCCATTATTTAAATACTAA
- a CDS encoding TIGR01440 family protein, with the protein MIDLKAIEENTKNAVEELLEVAKLEKGQIFVVGCSTSEVAGSHIGSSGSLEIGEAIFNGLYPPLKERGIHLAVQCCEHLNRALVVDKEMVEKFNLEQVTVFPHQKAGGSFATYVFHKLENSVMVEHIKAHAGIDIGDALIGMHLKHVAVPVRLKVKTIGEGHVTAARVRPKLIGGERAKYCL; encoded by the coding sequence ATGATTGACTTAAAGGCAATTGAGGAAAATACCAAAAATGCTGTAGAGGAATTATTAGAGGTAGCAAAATTAGAAAAAGGACAAATTTTCGTGGTGGGTTGTAGTACCAGTGAAGTGGCAGGGTCACATATTGGGTCATCAGGGAGCCTGGAAATTGGCGAGGCAATTTTTAATGGATTATATCCTCCTTTAAAGGAAAGAGGAATCCACCTAGCTGTACAGTGCTGTGAACATTTAAATAGAGCATTAGTAGTGGATAAAGAAATGGTAGAAAAGTTTAATTTAGAACAAGTAACTGTTTTCCCTCATCAAAAAGCAGGGGGATCCTTTGCCACTTATGTATTTCATAAACTAGAAAATAGCGTGATGGTTGAACATATTAAAGCTCATGCAGGAATTGATATTGGAGATGCGTTAATTGGAATGCATTTAAAACATGTAGCCGTTCCTGTAAGATTAAAAGTAAAAACAATTGGTGAGGGACATGTAACAGCAGCACGAGTACGTCCTAAATTAATTGGAGGCGAAAGAGCTAAATATTGTTTATAG
- the upp gene encoding uracil phosphoribosyltransferase, with the protein MAKVHILDHPLIQHKLTFIRDKNTGSKEFRELVEEVSMLMAYEVTRDFALKDIEIETPVTTTKGQVIAGRKVVIVPILRAGIGMVSGMVNLIPAAKVGHIGLYRDPETLQPVEYYCKLPSDLNERELIVIDPMLATGGSASAAIKFLKDRKVKNIKLVCLLAAPEGIKKVQEEHPDVDIYLAAVDEKLDDHGYIVPGLGDAGDRLFGTK; encoded by the coding sequence ATGGCAAAAGTACATATTTTAGATCATCCCTTAATTCAACATAAACTTACATTTATTAGAGACAAAAATACAGGTTCAAAAGAATTTAGAGAACTTGTCGAAGAAGTATCTATGCTGATGGCTTATGAAGTTACACGTGATTTTGCACTTAAAGATATTGAAATCGAAACACCAGTTACGACAACAAAAGGACAAGTAATCGCAGGACGTAAAGTAGTAATTGTACCAATTTTAAGAGCAGGAATTGGGATGGTTAGCGGAATGGTAAATCTTATTCCAGCTGCTAAAGTAGGACATATCGGTTTATATCGTGATCCAGAAACATTACAGCCTGTTGAATATTATTGCAAACTTCCATCTGATTTAAATGAAAGAGAATTAATCGTTATTGATCCTATGCTTGCCACAGGTGGATCAGCTTCAGCTGCAATTAAATTTTTAAAAGATCGTAAAGTAAAAAATATAAAATTAGTATGCTTATTAGCAGCTCCTGAAGGAATTAAAAAGGTGCAAGAAGAACATCCAGACGTAGATATCTATTTAGCAGCAGTAGATGAAAAGCTAGACGATCACGGATATATCGTACCAGGCTTAGGCGATGCTGGAGACAGGCTCTTTGGTACAAAGTAA
- the atpF gene encoding F0F1 ATP synthase subunit B: MDLSLNEIIMAMANFLLMVVILNKFLYKPIVKVLDERKESIQGNLDEAEKTKTDAEGIKKEYQEQLKSARKEAQDIITKATKLGDESKEDLLRQAKIEADKISQRAKEDIEREKGKAISEVRDEVANLSISVAEKILGQKLEKKNHEKMIHDFVKEVGDSK; the protein is encoded by the coding sequence GTGGATCTTAGTTTAAATGAGATCATAATGGCAATGGCAAACTTCCTGCTAATGGTTGTCATTTTAAATAAATTCTTATATAAACCCATTGTCAAGGTATTAGATGAGAGAAAAGAATCTATTCAAGGCAATTTAGATGAAGCTGAAAAAACTAAAACTGATGCCGAAGGAATTAAAAAAGAATACCAAGAACAATTAAAAAGCGCTCGTAAAGAAGCCCAAGACATTATAACAAAAGCTACAAAATTAGGTGATGAAAGTAAAGAAGATTTACTTAGACAGGCTAAAATTGAAGCTGATAAAATTTCTCAAAGGGCAAAAGAAGATATTGAAAGAGAAAAAGGCAAAGCTATTTCTGAGGTAAGAGATGAGGTTGCTAACTTATCTATCTCAGTAGCTGAAAAGATACTTGGGCAAAAACTTGAAAAGAAAAATCACGAAAAAATGATACATGATTTTGTTAAAGAGGTAGGCGATTCCAAGTGA
- the atpA gene encoding F0F1 ATP synthase subunit alpha has protein sequence MSIRPEEISSILKKQIENYSEQVEVSHVGTVIQVGDGIARVYGLQNAMAGELLEFTGGIYGMALNLEEDNIGCVILGPFTQIKEGDEVKRTGRIVEVPVGDAMIGRVVNSLGQPIDGKGPIDTDKFRPIEANAPGVIYRKSVHQPLQTGLKAIDSMVPIGRGQRELIIGDRQTGKTAVAIDTMINQKGQDVICIYVAIGQKASTVASVVNKLEQAGAMEYSIIVTATASEPAPMLYIAPYSGCAIGEEFMYNGKDVLIIYDDLSKQAVAYRELSLLLRRPPGREAYPGDVFYLHSRLLERSAKLSDDLGGGSMTALPIIETQAGDVSAYIPTNVISITDGQIFLEADLFFSGVRPAINPGISVSRVGGSAQTKAMKKVAGPLRLDLAQYRELAAFAQFGSDLDKATAARLNRGERLLEILKQKQYHPMPVEEQVCIIYCTVNGHIDDVPVEKVKGFEEGFLKSLRNSNYKESVLEDLKKNGALNEKSEAALKQAIKEFKETFLV, from the coding sequence ATGAGTATACGACCAGAAGAAATAAGTTCTATTTTGAAAAAACAAATTGAAAATTATAGTGAACAGGTTGAAGTTTCTCATGTCGGTACTGTTATACAGGTTGGTGACGGTATTGCCCGTGTATATGGACTACAAAATGCTATGGCCGGAGAACTCTTAGAATTTACTGGCGGCATTTATGGGATGGCTCTTAACCTAGAGGAAGATAATATAGGTTGCGTTATCTTAGGACCTTTTACCCAAATTAAAGAAGGGGATGAGGTTAAACGTACAGGAAGAATCGTGGAAGTTCCAGTTGGAGATGCCATGATTGGTAGAGTTGTGAATTCTTTAGGCCAACCGATAGATGGTAAAGGACCTATCGACACTGATAAATTTAGACCAATTGAAGCAAATGCTCCTGGTGTAATTTACCGTAAATCTGTACATCAGCCCCTCCAAACAGGTTTAAAAGCAATTGACTCAATGGTTCCAATTGGTAGAGGCCAGAGAGAATTAATTATCGGAGATAGACAAACAGGAAAGACAGCAGTAGCAATTGACACAATGATTAATCAAAAGGGTCAAGACGTAATTTGTATTTATGTTGCTATCGGACAAAAAGCATCAACAGTAGCAAGTGTTGTTAATAAATTAGAACAAGCTGGTGCGATGGAATATTCAATCATTGTAACAGCAACAGCATCTGAACCAGCACCGATGTTATACATAGCTCCTTACTCTGGTTGTGCTATTGGAGAAGAATTTATGTATAACGGTAAAGATGTCCTAATAATTTATGATGATTTATCAAAGCAAGCAGTTGCTTATCGTGAATTATCACTATTATTAAGGCGTCCGCCAGGTAGAGAAGCATATCCTGGGGATGTATTCTACTTACACTCTCGTTTACTAGAAAGATCGGCTAAACTTAGCGATGATTTAGGTGGCGGTTCGATGACTGCTCTACCTATTATTGAAACTCAAGCAGGAGACGTTTCGGCATATATTCCGACAAACGTTATTTCAATTACAGATGGTCAAATTTTCTTAGAAGCAGATTTATTTTTCTCAGGTGTTAGACCTGCAATCAACCCTGGTATATCAGTATCAAGGGTAGGGGGATCTGCTCAAACTAAAGCAATGAAAAAGGTAGCAGGACCACTTCGTTTAGACCTTGCGCAGTATAGGGAACTTGCAGCTTTTGCACAGTTTGGTTCTGACCTTGATAAAGCAACAGCAGCTCGTCTAAATCGTGGTGAAAGATTATTAGAAATTTTAAAGCAAAAACAATATCATCCAATGCCAGTAGAAGAGCAAGTATGTATTATTTATTGCACGGTTAACGGACATATAGATGATGTTCCAGTAGAAAAGGTAAAAGGATTTGAAGAGGGATTCTTAAAATCCCTCAGAAATTCAAACTATAAAGAATCAGTACTAGAAGATTTAAAGAAAAATGGTGCTTTAAATGAGAAATCAGAAGCAGCATTAAAGCAAGCAATAAAAGAATTTAAGGAAACCTTCCTAGTGTAA
- a CDS encoding F0F1 ATP synthase subunit epsilon: MSEKVLKLEIVTPEKKVLSKDIESLIVPGVEGYLGILPNHAPLVAGLKVGAISYKEAGKTEQVAVSGGFLEVAKNQATILASTAEFAKDIDVERAKEAKHRAEERLKQKDNIDVHRAELALARALARLKVSGRS, from the coding sequence ATGAGTGAGAAGGTTCTCAAATTAGAAATTGTTACTCCTGAAAAAAAGGTTTTAAGTAAAGATATTGAGTCCTTAATCGTACCAGGAGTAGAAGGATATTTAGGAATTTTACCTAATCATGCTCCTTTAGTTGCTGGCCTTAAAGTAGGTGCTATAAGTTATAAAGAAGCAGGAAAAACTGAGCAAGTTGCTGTAAGTGGTGGCTTTTTAGAAGTTGCCAAAAATCAAGCTACTATCTTAGCTAGTACGGCTGAATTTGCTAAGGATATTGATGTTGAGCGTGCTAAAGAAGCTAAGCATAGAGCAGAAGAAAGATTAAAACAAAAAGATAATATCGATGTGCACAGAGCAGAATTAGCTTTAGCCAGAGCCTTAGCACGTTTAAAGGTTAGTGGAAGATCATAA
- a CDS encoding deoxycytidylate deaminase: MRPSWNEYFMEITEVVAKRSTCLRRKVGAVLVKDKRILATGYNGAPKKLEHCENLGCLREEMSVPSGQRHELCRAIHAEQNAIIQAATHGIQIEGAILYSTTFPCVLCSKMLINAGITKIVYQGNYPDELAKILLKEAGVEIEHYEKDLKP; this comes from the coding sequence ATGCGTCCAAGCTGGAATGAATATTTTATGGAGATTACCGAAGTAGTAGCAAAAAGATCAACATGCCTGCGGAGAAAAGTAGGCGCAGTTTTAGTAAAAGATAAAAGAATTTTAGCAACGGGCTATAACGGAGCTCCAAAAAAACTGGAGCACTGCGAAAACCTAGGCTGCCTGAGAGAAGAAATGTCAGTACCTAGTGGACAGCGACACGAACTATGTAGAGCCATCCATGCCGAACAAAACGCAATAATCCAAGCAGCTACTCATGGCATTCAAATTGAAGGAGCAATCCTTTATAGCACAACATTTCCCTGCGTTTTATGCAGTAAAATGCTGATAAATGCCGGAATAACAAAAATAGTTTATCAAGGAAACTACCCCGATGAACTAGCAAAAATACTCCTAAAGGAAGCAGGAGTAGAAATCGAGCATTATGAAAAAGATCTTAAACCATAA
- the atpE gene encoding ATP synthase F0 subunit C — protein sequence MSIGAGLIALAAALAVGLGAIGPGIGQGNAAGKAMEAIARQPEAVGDIRTSLILSLAFMEALTIYGLLIAFLLLGKIG from the coding sequence ATGAGTATAGGAGCTGGTTTAATCGCGTTAGCGGCTGCTCTTGCTGTAGGTTTAGGAGCAATCGGACCTGGTATTGGTCAAGGTAATGCAGCGGGAAAAGCAATGGAGGCTATTGCTCGTCAACCTGAAGCAGTAGGTGATATTCGTACTTCTTTAATTTTATCTTTAGCATTCATGGAAGCACTAACAATCTATGGTTTATTAATTGCGTTCTTATTATTAGGTAAGATTGGTTAG
- a CDS encoding AtpZ/AtpI family protein, translating into MGKKPQSFKFIYYGMTFGMTMVISLYLGYKGGTWLDNYFGTKTIFSLLGILLGIAVTFKNLWETLMDMSKDKNEINKDKDKDKDKDKDKDKDKNKNKR; encoded by the coding sequence GTGGGCAAGAAACCCCAGTCTTTCAAATTTATCTACTATGGAATGACCTTTGGGATGACGATGGTGATTAGCCTATACCTAGGATATAAAGGAGGAACATGGTTAGATAATTATTTTGGGACTAAAACCATATTTTCTTTACTAGGAATTCTTTTAGGGATAGCTGTTACGTTTAAGAATTTATGGGAAACCTTAATGGATATGAGTAAAGATAAAAATGAAATTAATAAAGATAAAGATAAAGATAAAGATAAAGATAAAGATAAAGATAAAGATAAAAATAAAAATAAAAGATAA
- the atpG gene encoding ATP synthase F1 subunit gamma, producing the protein MANSRDIKRRIKSIHNTQQITKAMKMVAASKLRKSQESVLLARPYSEKLRDILSRIMSANIDLNDPLLEVRPAKKIAYVVITAERGLAAGYNINLIKKAKQEIDGHSDKEVSILTAGKKGKAFFEKNNYQIDTDFGSISDIPTLNEAKTIARKIKEDYSNENYDEIYLVYTKFVSVINQVPQVTKLLPIDTEIEGEETPGELDYIFEPNTEIVLNQLLPLYLQNQVFGALMEAKASEHGARMTAMDSATNNADDMIDSLELTYNRARQAAITNEISEIVAGANALQG; encoded by the coding sequence ATGGCAAATTCCAGAGATATAAAAAGAAGGATTAAAAGTATCCATAATACGCAGCAAATAACTAAAGCTATGAAAATGGTTGCAGCTTCTAAATTAAGAAAATCACAAGAATCTGTACTCCTAGCGAGACCATATTCAGAAAAGTTAAGAGATATATTATCAAGGATTATGTCAGCAAATATTGATTTAAATGATCCCTTATTAGAAGTAAGGCCAGCTAAAAAGATAGCTTATGTGGTTATTACTGCTGAGCGAGGGCTTGCAGCGGGTTATAATATTAACCTTATTAAAAAAGCTAAGCAAGAAATTGATGGTCATAGCGATAAAGAAGTAAGCATTTTAACCGCGGGTAAAAAAGGTAAAGCTTTCTTTGAAAAAAACAACTATCAAATAGATACAGACTTTGGTTCTATCAGTGATATTCCCACTTTAAATGAGGCAAAGACTATTGCAAGAAAGATAAAAGAGGATTACAGTAATGAGAATTATGATGAAATTTATTTAGTTTATACTAAATTTGTTTCGGTTATAAATCAAGTTCCACAGGTGACAAAATTATTACCAATTGATACTGAAATAGAGGGAGAAGAAACCCCAGGTGAATTGGATTATATTTTTGAACCTAATACTGAAATAGTATTAAATCAATTACTACCTCTTTATTTGCAAAACCAAGTTTTTGGTGCCTTAATGGAAGCTAAAGCAAGTGAACATGGCGCGAGAATGACGGCGATGGATTCGGCGACTAATAATGCTGATGATATGATTGATAGCTTAGAGTTAACTTATAACAGAGCTCGTCAAGCAGCAATCACAAATGAAATCTCCGAAATCGTTGCAGGTGCAAATGCTTTACAAGGTTAA
- the atpD gene encoding F0F1 ATP synthase subunit beta, whose product MNSGKVVQVIGPVIDVEFAPGKLPDIYNAVVIRTEDQENKDFEIDLTLEAAQHLGNNTVRCVAMSSTDGLVRGMKVIDTGKPISVPVGEGTLGRILNVTGDAIDERGPVKADDSWSIHRPAPSFEEQNPATEILETGIKVIDLLAPYSKGGKVGLFGGAGVGKTVLIQELIRNIAHEHGGYSVFAGVGERTREGNDLWHEMQDSGVIDKTALVFGQMNEPPGARQRIGLTGLTIAEYFRDVQKQDVLLFIDNIFRFTQAGSEVSSLLGRMPSAVGYQPTLATEMGNLQERITSTKQGSITSVQAVYVPADDLTDPAPATTFAHLDAQTVLNRAITEQGIYPAVDPLDSNSRILDPDIVGEEHYEVAIKVQEVLQTYKELQDIIAILGMDELSDEDKITVARARKIQRFFSQPFFVAEQFTGFPGKYVPVKETIRGFKEILEGKHDDLPEHAFLFVGTIDEAVEKAKKG is encoded by the coding sequence ATGAACTCAGGAAAAGTAGTACAGGTAATTGGTCCGGTTATAGACGTTGAGTTTGCTCCTGGAAAATTACCTGATATATATAATGCGGTAGTTATTCGTACAGAAGATCAAGAAAACAAGGACTTTGAAATAGACTTAACATTAGAAGCTGCCCAACATTTAGGAAATAATACCGTTCGTTGTGTAGCCATGTCTTCAACTGATGGATTAGTTAGAGGCATGAAGGTTATAGATACTGGTAAGCCAATTTCTGTGCCAGTTGGAGAAGGAACATTAGGCAGAATTCTAAATGTTACAGGGGATGCCATAGACGAGAGGGGCCCTGTAAAAGCTGATGACAGTTGGTCAATTCATAGACCTGCTCCAAGCTTTGAAGAGCAAAACCCAGCAACTGAAATTCTAGAAACAGGAATTAAGGTAATCGACTTATTAGCTCCTTACTCTAAAGGTGGTAAAGTAGGATTATTCGGTGGTGCGGGTGTTGGTAAGACAGTTTTAATCCAGGAATTAATTAGAAATATAGCTCACGAACATGGTGGATATTCAGTATTTGCTGGTGTTGGAGAGCGTACTCGTGAAGGTAATGACCTGTGGCATGAGATGCAGGATTCTGGCGTTATCGACAAAACTGCCTTAGTATTTGGTCAAATGAATGAGCCACCGGGGGCTCGTCAAAGAATAGGTTTAACAGGACTTACAATTGCGGAATACTTTAGAGATGTGCAAAAGCAAGACGTACTTTTATTTATAGATAATATTTTCCGCTTTACTCAAGCAGGATCTGAGGTTTCTTCATTATTAGGTCGTATGCCATCTGCCGTTGGTTATCAGCCAACACTTGCAACAGAAATGGGTAATCTTCAGGAAAGAATTACCTCAACAAAGCAAGGGTCAATCACATCCGTTCAAGCTGTTTATGTTCCAGCGGATGACTTAACAGACCCAGCACCAGCAACAACATTTGCTCACTTAGACGCGCAGACAGTTCTAAATAGAGCAATAACGGAACAAGGGATTTATCCGGCAGTCGACCCATTAGACTCAAACTCTAGAATATTAGATCCAGATATAGTAGGGGAAGAGCATTATGAAGTAGCAATCAAGGTGCAAGAAGTACTACAAACATATAAAGAGTTACAAGATATTATCGCTATTTTAGGTATGGATGAATTATCTGATGAAGATAAAATCACTGTAGCTAGAGCACGTAAAATTCAAAGATTTTTCTCTCAACCATTCTTCGTTGCAGAGCAATTTACAGGATTTCCAGGGAAATATGTACCTGTAAAAGAAACTATTCGTGGTTTCAAAGAAATCTTAGAAGGTAAACATGATGATTTACCAGAACATGCATTTTTATTCGTAGGAACTATTGATGAGGCAGTCGAAAAAGCGAAAAAAGGTTAG
- the atpB gene encoding F0F1 ATP synthase subunit A: protein MEHGPGSLFHIFGFNITSEITTMWGIMIFLIIISLVATKNLKLVPSGLQNIMEYGLETLLNFFGDLMGEKNARKYLPLLASFFIVILISNYSGLLPGSGHIAGLKAPTSNINTTVGLALVVFFTSHFMGIKEKGLGYFKHFIEPFPLLLPLNLIEELVKPLSLSLRLYGNIFGEEMVIASLFAMVPLIVPLPMMLLSLLFGLIQAFVFTLLAAIYINTATAGH from the coding sequence ATGGAACATGGCCCAGGATCACTTTTTCATATTTTTGGTTTTAATATAACTAGTGAAATTACTACTATGTGGGGAATTATGATTTTTCTTATAATAATTTCATTAGTAGCAACCAAAAATTTAAAGCTAGTTCCATCAGGATTACAAAATATTATGGAATATGGGTTAGAAACCCTCTTAAACTTTTTTGGTGACTTAATGGGAGAAAAAAATGCCAGAAAGTATTTACCGTTACTTGCTAGCTTTTTTATCGTAATTTTAATCTCTAACTATTCTGGCTTGTTACCTGGATCAGGGCATATCGCTGGATTAAAGGCACCAACAAGTAATATTAATACAACAGTTGGTTTAGCTTTAGTGGTTTTCTTCACTTCTCATTTTATGGGAATAAAAGAAAAAGGATTAGGATATTTTAAGCATTTTATTGAGCCATTTCCTTTATTATTACCACTAAATCTAATTGAAGAACTAGTTAAACCCTTATCGTTATCTCTTCGTCTTTACGGTAATATTTTTGGTGAAGAGATGGTAATTGCCAGCTTATTTGCAATGGTACCATTAATAGTACCATTACCAATGATGCTGCTTAGTTTATTATTTGGTTTAATCCAAGCTTTTGTGTTTACGTTACTTGCTGCTATTTATATTAATACGGCAACAGCAGGACACTAA